The Aquila chrysaetos chrysaetos chromosome 6, bAquChr1.4, whole genome shotgun sequence genome window below encodes:
- the CLCN6 gene encoding chloride transport protein 6 isoform X5: MDPVNASLVNACLSSCTVDSPLRHELVVCPSSRSSSESVNTCHSSALTLGDLDSSSLESLQSLLQSSQISASLYCSIQRLKQETALMGIWGSLPLEPKSSAVSGSLCFAAADSASSILSTGEQLAGVKTSAAQARLKWEVPFAKDWSLSAVTRDFSRVEPLSVSHRYGRSDLNTWRTKISGDIQPETLASGVGSGGLVDTEADSSYNCSPYFRCQSQAKPALETGSFYVRTRSHSPEKVLKGEETSDGASPCAVSWKKDLPASLYPEGLQVSLETDLGGAQMNVGVAMYGIPREVCVRVASPSGDKEFRPVQQLSIKSVEVNNSEPHFKSSKESEYVCGPRSRAARRVAVVGSSQSSPFGIQVEEGFGGYSGIDCMNVSREGRRNDYSYQSSWRNWEADANLDQSEEPSVERSAKEPQCCEEGSQEQEIVSGEVLENSFWSWKVNEQSFQHLCDRQMLTRCFQAWRGHILWKRAAARQLYRQQLLRKGLGALQWAVHQRKMQLEVAQQRRASALLAVSFCRWKEAVTKRSKKQSLQPEPYSHTQSSSVGFFGVGRLAAMTTSAQHQLTVGYSKEAEQACRVEGGLWTQLHRRQRGDEFCWRAQAIRDMRRLAAAFRLWRLQKELLSKEEARLLEVRALLEKKQLRNIFWVWRSRCLEMEQVLALTTQIQRNLVSRCFSAWKMTVEQKALYRCNLVHLRAVSLRKYFQQWVQMLQVREGDKQAMVNFFLIQWRQHYGPVISSVADKTATERHEDQPLWTAERPFPEKTGYTLDDFSQKVKLQRVYLLWKARLREHHRADSFSQTLEQCRLRKALKFWHQKCLMLKTIEQSPNHSHRTVCEEPLAMLFSEDLSTSSGFDSNPPATLASQSSLEKEYSFSDSSQQSLSSILTAEDVTHMPYYSSFLQLHQCTELPAEMGGELYWQASFPPRSTGSGRNWFVGGQFQSLALQSPDNNVQPLTSYSTWEEDCGSDKEVKSCWHQAEKRCLQRYFIVWSARTQQLVKAQQYCRLIQLSRAFLRWYHWVVENKNRKAAAALKHRVHCCQMAFSLWKKRLAQKVEADRRFRCHIHQLTADALWCWHSCWQRKRAVRELQQRWAQHSCQEKKRLVLQTWYCQARKQKYAALFWERLLLHRCLVTWAQVTACRLRQHEALSCFKRVREHRLLVVSFTEWRVKLLKAEQRVLGERNYKWQEPSQGKACHRWRLASRGQQALRLGSVATVKQACNYWTKAAAFSQCLRQCSTLIGARKSRKISLSRSMKNRRGREKDSAPAAPLGLFPSAIHRWLVIYRNQNRAERLLFPHLVERPGVVGPSPAHARIQENKAEVNLEEWDEKWLGTKYLRWWHHTVILRRCRRDRRLRRLARGWHQWREASRVAILAQVLDQQRLIEKAWRVWRRRHLQSCVVQNFLEEEARSLLSQAFGRWRQLTAFQLKDKGCC; encoded by the exons aTGGATCCTGTGAACGCTTCACTGGTCAATGCATGTTTGTCCTCTTGTACTGTAGATTCCCCTCTTAGGCATGAATTAGTGGTGTGTCCCTCTTCAAGGAGCTCAAGCGAAAGTGTGAACACTTGCCATAGTTCAGCCCTGACCTTGGGGGATCTCGATTCATCTAGTTTGGAGTCCCTTCAGTCTCTTTTGCAATCCTCACAGATTTCTGCTAGTTTGTACTGTTCAATCCAGAGGCTTAAGCAAGAAACTGCTTTGATGGGGATATGGGGCTCCCTCCCTCTGGAGCCCAAGTCTTCTGCAGTCAGTGGCAGtttgtgctttgctgctgctgattcAGCTTCTAGTATCCTGAGCACAGGAGAACAGCTAGCTGGAGTAAAGACAAGTGCTGCTCAGGCAAGATTGAAATGGGAGGTCCCATTTGCTAAAGACTGGAGCCTTAGTGCGGTGACAAGGGACTTCAGTCGTGTAGaacctctctctgtctctcacaGATATGGACGCAGTGACTTGAACACATGGAGAACCAAAATTTCAGGTGACATCCAGCCAGAAACTCTCGCTTCTGGGGTGGGCTCTGGCGGGCTAGTGGATACAGAAGCAGATTCCTCCTACAATTGCTCCCCTTATTTCAGATGCCAGTCCCAAGCAAAGCCGGCTCTGGAAACTGGTAGTTTTTATGTTCGCACAAGAAGTCATTCCCCTGAAAAGGTTCTTAAAGGAGAAGAGACATCTGATGGGGCATCCCCGTGTGCTGTATCTTGGAAGAAAGACCTTCCAGCCAGTCTGTATCCAGAGGGTCTGCAGGTGTCACTAGAGACAGATTTGGGGGGGGCTCAGATGAACGTTGGTGTAGCAATGTATGGGATTCCAAGGGAAGTGTGCGTGAGAGTTGCTTCTCCTTCTGGAGATAAAGAGTTTAGACCAGTCCAGCAGCTTAGTATTAAATCTGTAGAAGTCAACAACTCTGAACCTCATTTTAAGTCCAGCAAAGAGTCAGAATACGTATGTGGCCCTAGATCACGAGCAGCCAGAAGAGTGGCTGTGGTGGGCAGCAGTCAGTCCAGCCCTTTTGGTATTCAGGTTGAAGAAGGCTTTGGTGGATATTCTGGCATAGATTGTATGAATGtgagcagagaaggaaggagaaacgATTACTCCTACCAAAGCAGCTGGAGGAATTGGGAAGCTGATGCCAATCTCGACCAGTCTGAAGAACCTTCTGTGGAGAGGAGTGCCAAAGAACCACAGTGCTGTGAAGAAGGGAGCCAGGAACAGGAAATTGTGTCCGGAGAG GTCTTGGAGAACAGCTTCTGGTCATGGAAGGTGAATGAGCAAAG tttCCAGCACTTGTGTGACAGACAAATGCTAACTAGGTGTTTCCAAGCCTGGAGGGGACACATCCTCTGGAAgagggctgcagccaggcagctttACAGACAGCAACTGCTTCGGAAGGGCCTTGGTGCTTTGCAGTGGGCTGTGCACCAGAGGAAGATGCAGCTGGAGGTAGCTCAGCAGAGACGTGCCTCAGCCCTGCTAGCTGTCAGTTTCTGCAGG TGGAAGGAAGCTGTGACAAAACGGAGCAAGAAGCAATCTCTGCAGCCTGAGCCATATTCTCATACCCAAAGTTcatcagtggggttttttggagtAGGAAGATTAGCAGCTATGACAACGTCAGCTCAGCACCAGCTTACAGTAGGATACTCAAAGGAAGCTGAGCAGGCTTGTAG GGTGGAGGGAGGACTGTGGACACAGCTTCATCGTAGGCAGAGAGGAGATGAGTTCTGCTGGAGAGCTCAAGCAATCAGAGATATGAGACGGCTAGCTG cagctttcagacTGTGGCGCCTGCAGAAGGAGCTGCTGAGCAAAGAGGAAGCCAGGCTTTTGGAAGTCCGCGCTCTgctggaaaagaagcagctaCGAAACATTTTCTGGGTGTGGCGTTCCCGATGCTTGGAAATGGAACAGGTTTTAGCACTGACAACTCAGATCCAAAGAAACTTGGTCTCACG GTGCTTCAGTGCATGGAAGATGACTGTTGAGCAGAAGGCACTTTACAGGTGCAACCTGGTGCATCTCAGAGCAGTATCACTGAGGAAATACTTCCAGCAGTGGGTTCAGATGCTGCAGGTCAGAGAAGGTGATAAGCAGGCAATGGTGAACTTCTTTCTCATACAATGGAGGCAGCATTATG GACCAGTTATAAGCTCAGTAGCTGACAAGACTGCGACAGAGAGGCATGAAGATCAGCCATTGTGGACTGCAGAGAGACCGTTTCCAGAGAAAACAGGCTACACTCTTGATGACTTCAGCcaaaaggtgaagctccagagaGTGTATCTGCTGTGGAAAGCAAGGCTGCGCGAGCATCACAGAGCTGA CTCTTTCTCTCAGACATTGGAGCAGTGTAGACTGAGAAAAGCTCTGAAATTTTGGCACCAAAAGTGTCTCATGCTGAAGACAATTGAACAAAGTCCTAATCACTCACACAGGACTGTCTGTGAAGAACCTCTTGCCATGCTGTTTTCTGAGGACCTCTCAACATCTTCCGGCTTTGACAGCAATCCTCCAGCTACTCTGGCCTCTCAAAGCTCATTGGAAAAG GAATACAGTTTTAGCgacagcagccagcagagcttATCCTCCATTCTGACTGCTGAGGATGTCACACACATGCCATATTACAGTTCCTTCCTGCAACTACACCAGTGCACAGAGCTGCCGGCTGAGATGGGTGGGGAGCTGTACTGGCAGGCCTCCTTTCCTCCGCGGAGTACTGGATCTGG AAGAAACTGGTTTGTGGGAGGTCAGTTCCAGTCTTTGGCACTGCAGAGTCCAGACAATAATGTCCAGCCTCTCACCAGTTACTCTACATGGGAAGAG GACTGTGGTTCTGACAAGGAGGTGAAGAGTTGCTGGCACCAAGCAGAGAAACGCTGCCTGCAGAGGTACTTCATTGTCTGGTCAGCTCGGACTCAGCAACTTGTAAAGGCCCAGCAGTACTGCAGGCTCATTCAGCTGTCTAG AGCCTTTCTCAGGTGGTACCACTGGGTTGTGGAAAATAAGAACcgaaaagcagcagcagccttaaAACATCGAGTTCATTGCTGCCAGATGGCTTTCAGCCTGTGGAAGAAGAGACTGGCCCAGAAAGTGGAAGCTGACCGGAGATTCAGGTGTCACATTCACCAGCTGACTGCTGATGCTCTGTGGTGTTGGCATTCCTGCTGGCAAA GGAAGCGTGCTGTGAGAGAGCTGCAGCAGCGATGGGCTCAGCACAGCTGCCAGGAGAAGAAGAGGTTGGTCCTGCAGACATGGTATTGCCAagcaaggaagcagaaatatGCTGCTTTATTCTGGGAACGTCTTCTCCTGCACAG GTGCCTAGTCACCTGGGCCCAGGTCACTGCTTGTAGACTGAGGCAGCACGAAGCCCTCTCTTGTTTTAAAAGGGTCAGAGAGCACCGTCTCCTAGTTGTGAGCTTTACTGAGTGGAGGGTGAAATTATTGAAAGCTGAACAGCGGGTGCTGGGAGAGAGAAACTACAAGTGGCAGGAACCCTCTCAGGGTAAAGCCTGTCACCGCTGGCGATTGGCCTCAAGAGGACAGCAAGCCCTGCGCCTAGGATCTGTGGCTACTGTAAAACAG gcCTGCAACTACTGGACAAAAGCAGCTGCCTTTTCCCAGTGCTTACGGCAGTGCAGTACCCTGATAGGTGCTAGGAAGAGCAGGAAGATATCTCTGTCTCGGTCCATGA aaaacagaagaggcagagaaaaggatTCAGCACCAGCTGCCCCTCTTGGGCTTTTTCCCAGTGCTATTCACCGCTGGCTGGTGATCTACAGAAACCAAAACAGGGCTGAAAGGCTGCTGTTCCCTCACCTGGTAGAGAGACCTGGTGTGGTAGGACCCTCTCCTGCACATGCAAGGATCCAGGAGAACAAAGCAGAGGTGAACTTGGAGGAGTGGGATGAGAAGTGGCTTGG GACGAAGTATCTGAGGTGGTGGCATCACACAGTGATACTTCGCCGGTGCCGGCGTGACAGGAGACTGCGCCGGCTAGCAAGGGGATGGCATCAGTGGAGAGAAGCCAGCAGGGTGGCAATACTGGCTCAGGTGTTG GACCAGCAGCGGCTGATAGAAAAGGCCTGGAGGGTGTGGAGACGACGACATTTGCAAAGCTGTGTAGTGCAGAATTTTCTGGAGGAGGAAGCCAGGAGCCTACTATCTCAG GCCTTTGGAAGGTGGCGCCAGCTAACAGCATTCCAGCTCAAGGACAAAGGATGCTGCTGA